A single Calidifontibacter indicus DNA region contains:
- a CDS encoding energy-coupling factor ABC transporter permease — protein MHIADGFLPPLHCLAWTAASAPFVVHGVRRIRQIVDDDPESKLLLAASGAFTFLMSAIKLPSVTGSSSHPTGTGVGAIIFRPPVMAALGTVVLIFQALLLSHGGITTLGANVFSMAIAGPWMGYLCFRVLRRVHPWIAIFTGVALANLSTYVVTSAQLALAHPDPGSGVVGAFGRFLAIFALTQVPLAVIEGLVGVLLFRALRDWAPEQLRTVFAPAAEQPAAEPEVAGRA, from the coding sequence TTGCACATCGCCGACGGCTTCCTGCCACCCCTTCACTGTCTCGCCTGGACGGCCGCGTCCGCGCCCTTCGTCGTGCACGGCGTCCGCCGGATCAGACAGATCGTCGACGACGACCCCGAATCGAAGCTGCTGCTCGCGGCGTCGGGCGCGTTCACCTTCCTGATGTCGGCGATCAAGCTGCCGTCGGTGACCGGCAGCTCGTCGCACCCCACCGGCACCGGTGTCGGCGCGATCATCTTCCGGCCGCCGGTGATGGCCGCGCTCGGCACGGTCGTGCTGATCTTCCAGGCGCTGCTGCTGTCGCACGGCGGCATCACCACGCTCGGCGCGAACGTCTTCTCGATGGCCATCGCCGGCCCGTGGATGGGTTACCTCTGCTTCCGGGTGCTGCGCCGGGTGCACCCGTGGATCGCGATCTTCACCGGTGTCGCGCTCGCCAACCTGTCGACGTACGTCGTCACCTCGGCGCAGCTCGCGCTGGCCCACCCCGACCCGGGGTCGGGCGTCGTCGGTGCGTTCGGTCGCTTCCTTGCGATCTTCGCGCTCACCCAGGTGCCCCTGGCGGTCATCGAAGGACTCGTGGGCGTGCTGTTGTTCCGGGCGCTGCGCGACTGGGCGCCCGAGCAGCTGCGGACGGTGTTCGCGCCGGCCGCCGAACAGCCCGCGGCCGAGCCGGAGGTGGCGGGTCGTGCGTAA